One part of the Quercus lobata isolate SW786 chromosome 7, ValleyOak3.0 Primary Assembly, whole genome shotgun sequence genome encodes these proteins:
- the LOC115953963 gene encoding uncharacterized protein LOC115953963 encodes MRSASSLLDVFKICVCFQVAIFITLIRGYVISSSSFRLTLFVTLLILTFLSPAHAEKDMSLFEFFLTILTSTSSFVISESPLIVILILTDPSLISTIQPRLERFLANRSSISSTSLVKPIFVLESNEPQAPSWPEIPTDMICEIGNRLPTFIDFKAISAVCSRWRSACLETTRWSLFPWLMLSDSLDTDLPCFFNLCDNRRYHFCGKRLLFRGKRCWGSQYGWVVTLGPDYVSQLVHLMKGKQINLPPLDKIRRLAGTDLEWFRLVHKFILFKDPSNE; translated from the coding sequence ATGAGGTCAGCCAGTTCTTTACTCGACGTCTTTAAAATCTGTGTCTGTTTTCAAGTGGCTATCTTCATCACACTCATTCGCGGTTATGTCATTTCTTCTTCAAGCTTTCGCTTAACTCTGTTTGTAACATTGTTGATCCTTACATTTCTGTCCCCTGCTCATGCTGAAAAAGACATgtctttgtttgagtttttcttaacaatcttaACTAGCACATCATCTTTTGTCATTAGTGAATCACCATTAATTGTGATTCTTATCCTCACTGATCCATCACTTATATCTACCATCCAACCTCGGTTGGAAAGATTTCTAGCTAATCGTTCTTCTATTTCTTCCACTTCTCTTGTAAAGCCCATCTTTGTGTTAGAATCCAATGAACCGCAGGCTCCCAGCTGGCCCGAAATTCCCACAGATATGATCTGTGAAATTGGAAATCGACTTCCTACTTTCATAGATTTTAAAGCGATTTCAGCGGTTTGTAGCCGTTGGCGTTCTGCTTGTTTGGAAACTACAAGGTGGTCCTTGTTTCCATGGCTGATGCTTTCCGATTCACTAGATACTGACCTGCCATGTTTCTTTAATCTCTGCGACAATAGACGTTACCACTTTTGCGGAAAACGTCTATTGTTTCGCGGAAAACGTTGTTGGGGATCTCAATATGGTTGGGTTGTAACATTGGGTCCTGATTATGTATCCCAGCTTGTGCACCTTATGAAAGGAAAACAAATCAATCTTCCACCACTAGACAAAATTCGAAGACTGGCTGGCACTGATCTGGAGTGGTTTCGCCTTGTACAcaaatttattcttttcaaGGACCCTTCCAATGAGTAA